From Nocardia sp. XZ_19_385, the proteins below share one genomic window:
- a CDS encoding serine/threonine-protein kinase, whose amino-acid sequence MALRPGAIVGGYRVIQQLGSGGMGTVYLAQNPILPRRDALKVLSSELSEDAEFRARFEREANLAAGLDHPNIVAVYNRGEEDGQLWIAMQYIEGTDAAEEAKKGAAFMTPQRALRIVSEVGKGLDYAHRRGLLHRDVKPANFLLSAPEDGDEERVLLTDFGVAKSAEDGQDLTQTGNFMATVAYAPPEQLVGTSLDPRADIYSLGCAFYKLVTGQNPYPSTMPAVVMMGHLHEPPPKISAVRPGLPPALDSVIEKVMAKDPADRYNTCREFILDAQAALFGTSAHLRAPGYETDPRATLPTYSADPRTPSTGYQTEPHTPPSYYHSQHSASPVGDPAAHTERTDPALVATARNGHSGSPSRLRKFLLPGAVVAVIAVAIAAGTFFLNQSDPPATGGSSLATVREQNPAFDGKTVSAINYGNATLSAVLNPSSQSKFLQDIGFRYNPKYKAVGDEKSPRQLSINASSSEIDSEVIIVFRTDKDAGNGGFRGLPSAIANSSAKIVVVDELSTVQAFQVWTDQSPGVLIDKLVPVIAKVVK is encoded by the coding sequence ATGGCGTTGCGGCCCGGCGCAATCGTGGGTGGGTACCGGGTAATTCAGCAGCTGGGCAGTGGCGGCATGGGCACGGTGTACCTGGCTCAGAACCCGATCCTGCCTCGTCGCGACGCCCTGAAGGTTCTGAGCTCCGAACTCTCCGAGGACGCGGAGTTCCGGGCACGTTTCGAGCGGGAAGCGAATCTCGCGGCAGGACTGGACCATCCGAACATCGTCGCGGTGTACAACCGTGGCGAAGAGGACGGTCAGTTGTGGATCGCGATGCAGTACATCGAGGGCACCGATGCCGCTGAGGAGGCGAAAAAAGGGGCGGCGTTCATGACGCCGCAACGGGCGCTGCGCATCGTGTCCGAGGTGGGGAAGGGCCTTGATTACGCGCATCGGCGCGGGCTACTGCATCGCGATGTGAAACCGGCCAACTTTCTGCTCTCCGCGCCCGAAGATGGTGACGAGGAACGGGTGCTGCTCACCGACTTCGGTGTCGCCAAATCCGCCGAAGACGGTCAAGACCTGACCCAAACCGGAAACTTCATGGCCACCGTGGCCTACGCCCCGCCGGAACAGCTGGTCGGCACCAGCCTGGACCCGCGTGCCGATATCTACAGTCTCGGCTGCGCCTTCTACAAACTGGTCACCGGGCAGAATCCCTACCCGTCGACGATGCCGGCGGTGGTCATGATGGGCCACCTGCATGAGCCGCCCCCGAAGATCAGCGCGGTCCGGCCGGGACTTCCCCCCGCGCTTGACAGTGTCATCGAGAAAGTGATGGCCAAGGACCCGGCTGACCGGTACAACACCTGCCGCGAATTCATTCTCGACGCCCAGGCCGCGCTGTTCGGGACCTCTGCGCATCTGCGGGCGCCCGGGTACGAGACCGATCCGCGGGCAACGCTGCCGACCTACTCGGCCGACCCGCGGACACCGTCCACCGGATATCAGACCGAGCCGCACACGCCACCGTCGTACTACCATTCCCAGCACTCCGCCAGCCCGGTCGGCGACCCCGCGGCGCACACGGAACGAACCGACCCGGCGCTGGTAGCAACCGCGCGCAACGGTCATTCCGGATCGCCCTCGCGTTTGCGGAAATTCCTGCTTCCGGGTGCCGTCGTGGCCGTGATAGCCGTCGCCATCGCGGCGGGGACATTCTTCCTGAACCAGTCCGATCCCCCCGCTACCGGTGGGTCCTCGCTGGCCACCGTCCGCGAGCAGAATCCGGCGTTCGATGGCAAGACGGTCAGCGCGATCAACTACGGCAACGCGACCCTGTCCGCGGTATTGAATCCGAGTTCGCAGTCCAAATTCCTGCAAGACATCGGCTTCCGATACAACCCCAAATACAAAGCGGTGGGAGACGAGAAGTCACCCCGTCAATTGTCGATCAACGCTTCGTCGTCGGAAATCGACTCCGAAGTCATCATCGTATTTCGAACCGACAAGGACGCCGGTAATGGCGGCTTCCGGGGACTGCCGAGCGCCATTGCCAACAGCTCAGCCAAGATCGTCGTCGTCGACGAGCTCTCGACCGTACAGGCCTTTCAGGTCTGGACCGACCAGTCGCCCGGAGTGCTGATCGACAAGTTGGTTCCGGTTATCGCCAAAGTTGTGAAGTAG
- a CDS encoding WXG100 family type VII secretion target encodes MSKPISANFEGVEAGAQQIVARAESIGQELQDFHKKVDAFFQTQGGAAKEAAQQFQATWNQHVQQLQDTLRGAGQLVSSGNSELQSTDTAMANLF; translated from the coding sequence ATGAGCAAGCCTATCTCCGCTAATTTCGAGGGTGTCGAAGCCGGCGCGCAGCAGATCGTCGCGCGCGCCGAGTCCATCGGCCAGGAACTGCAGGACTTCCACAAGAAGGTCGATGCGTTCTTCCAGACCCAGGGCGGTGCTGCTAAGGAAGCTGCCCAGCAGTTCCAGGCCACCTGGAACCAGCACGTCCAGCAGCTGCAGGACACCCTGCGTGGCGCCGGTCAGCTCGTCAGCAGCGGCAATTCCGAGCTGCAGAGCACCGATACCGCCATGGCGAACCTCTTCTGA
- a CDS encoding WXG100 family type VII secretion target gives MGNQQFVATTEEINAKAKEFQEQHDRLMQSIRTLKADEDNVTNGANWQGAARDAFNSFMERYYVQADKMNDKLMETSEKLLKMSNSFDENVNDHASKVQAQMSSLDLPAL, from the coding sequence ATGGGTAACCAGCAATTCGTTGCAACAACTGAAGAGATCAATGCGAAGGCGAAAGAGTTCCAGGAGCAGCACGACCGCTTGATGCAGTCGATCCGGACGCTCAAGGCCGACGAGGACAACGTCACCAACGGCGCCAACTGGCAGGGCGCCGCTCGCGATGCGTTCAACTCGTTCATGGAGCGTTACTACGTCCAGGCCGACAAGATGAACGACAAGCTCATGGAGACCTCCGAGAAGCTCCTCAAGATGAGCAACTCGTTCGACGAAAACGTCAACGATCACGCATCGAAGGTCCAGGCTCAGATGTCCAGCCTCGATCTGCCCGCGCTCTGA